The following coding sequences are from one Xiphias gladius isolate SHS-SW01 ecotype Sanya breed wild chromosome 14, ASM1685928v1, whole genome shotgun sequence window:
- the LOC120799364 gene encoding COP9 signalosome complex subunit 9, with the protein MPLKDQSNSAAMKPAVDEMFPEGAGPYVDLDEAGGSTGLLMDLAANEKAVHADFFNDFEDLFDDDDIQ; encoded by the exons ATGCCGCTAAAAGATCAGTCAAACTCGGCCGCCATGAAACCCGCAGTGGATGAGATGTTTCCCGAGGGCGCTGGACCGTACGTGGACCTGGATGAG GCTGGGGGAAGCACAGGACTGCTGATGGACCTGGCCGCCAATGAAAAGGCAGTTCACGCAGACTTCTTCAATG ACTTTGAAGAtttgtttgatgatgatgacatcCAGTGA
- the and2 gene encoding actinodin2: MEPVPGRQSPSTCRVSPRGLLAEFLGAVPVEQHKEEEVTAVSDDVKAEAMANLNKLVRNRRNVPVLALPQLKRLPDFWGWYKYFMDSHNQEGVEDLDRLYMAYLQNKHRAEEGPTFNHYLKHLSEIYKACADSDDPECIAESTSKPKAAVVMPAPIKSAAVRMCNPYIDPYCLFPLLPKAAAPEPEPAPAKVPAPILTPLLPMPMKSPTGFYYYAPVLEPFLSAEQKAELLRICNAEDVECLQYHLRAAYGYRPAPGPAPSYSALKCDPKDPYCKPILVQKALTGFYHLLYPTCDPAVDPLCVTNVAAPAPLAAEEAPKEQQCNPLFDAGCNPLTATKLSGLTKPVLEYSPKDEPAPPAAPLSCDPRYDPFCILAAAAALRKPPPQIPEHQVRYKLGVLGKTKEGHDCYVHYDKDCTPVKSGPEAKADIKAPAKPFCHPFDPNCGKFASPSGAEALKPGTDGIILPDPNCDPEYDYNCRLRRAEPAAAADEPAAAEEKAADEPAKQAAVPHSAVPRFDDFLRGIMSQYK; the protein is encoded by the exons ATGGAGCCTGTGCCGGGGCGCCAGAGCCCCAGCACCTGCCGTGTTTCACCCAGGGGCTTATTAGCAG agtTTCTGGGGGCGGTTCCAGTGGAGCAgcacaaggaggaggagg TGACTGCAGTGTCTGACGATGTGAAAGCCGAGGCCATGGCCAACCTGAACAAACTTGTCCGCAACAGAAGGAACGTCCCCGTCTTGGCTCTGCCCCAGTTAAAACGCCTGCCGGACTTCTGGGGATGGTACAAGTACTTCATGGACAGCCACAACCAGGAGGGA GTTGAAGATCTGGATCGTCTGTACATGGCCTACCTGCAGAACAAGCATAGGGCAGAGGAGGGGCCCACCTTCAACCACTACCTCAAGCACCTCAGCGAAATCTACAAAGCCTGTGCTGATTCTGATGATCCAGAGTGCATTGCAGAGTCCACCAGCAAGCCAAAGGCTGCAGTGGTGATGCCCGCCCCCATCAAGTCTGCTGCCGTCAGGATGTGCAACCCCTACATTGACCCCTACTgcctcttccccctcctccccaaGGCTGCTGCCCCAGAGCCTGAGCCAGCCCCAGCCAAGGTACCAGCTCCCATCCTCACCCCGCTGCTGCCCATGCCCATGAAGAGCCCCACTGGCTTCTACTACTATGCCCCCGTCCTGGAGCCCTTCCTGAGTGCCGAGCAGAAGGCTGAGCTGCTGAGGATCTGCAACGCTGAAGATGTAGAGTGCCTGCAGTACCACCTGAGGGCGGCTTATGGCTACCGCCCAGCTCCTGGCCCAGCACCATCCTATTCTGCCCTCAAGTGTGACCCCAAGGACCCCTACTGCAAGCCAATCCTGGTCCAGAAGGCCCTCACTGGCTTCTACCACCTGCTCTACCCCACCTGTGACCCAGCAGTCGATCCTCTGTGTGTGACCAATGTCGCTGCTCCTGCTCCCCTCGCTGCTGAGGAGGCTCCTAAAGAGCAACAGTGCAACCCTCTGTTTGATGCTGGCTGCAACCCCCTGACTGCCACCAAGCTGTCTGGCCTCACCAAGCCAGTCCTGGAGTACTCCCCCAAGGATGAGCCTGcacctcctgctgctcctctgtccTGTGACCCTCGCTATGATCCATTCTGCATACTGGCAGCCGCCGCTGCCCTGCGCAAGCCCCCCCCGCAGATCCCCGAGCACCAG GTCCGCTACAAGCTCGGCGTCCTCGGCAAGACCAAGGAGGGCCACGACTGCTATGTGCACTATGACAAAGACTGCACCCCGGTGAAGTCTGGCCCTGAGGCCAAGGCTGACATCAAGGCCCCAGCCAAGCCCTTCTGCCATCCATTCGACCCCAACTGCGGCAAATTTGCATCACCGTCTGGCGCTGAGGCCCTGAAGCCCGGCACGGATGGCATAATCCTGCCTGACCCCAACTGCGACCCAGAGTATGACTACAACTGCCGCCTGCGTCGTGCTGagcccgctgctgctgctgatgagcCCGCCGCTGCTGAGGAGAAAGCCGCTGATGAACCCGCCAAGCAGGCTGCGGTCCCACACTCTGCAGTACCACGCTTTGATGACTTCCTCAGGGGCATCATGAGTCAGTACAAGTAG